A DNA window from Amycolatopsis sp. DSM 110486 contains the following coding sequences:
- a CDS encoding MerR family transcriptional regulator: protein MAGDEPVERLTIGALAQATGVTASTLRYWEKIGLLPPPERVSGQRRYPASAVGLVKLLLLLRDSGFSLFEAKELVTARAMPPHTWRELQQRRLAELDERIASAQAARAEITSGLAGIFGSAPN, encoded by the coding sequence ATGGCCGGGGACGAGCCCGTCGAGCGCCTGACGATCGGGGCGCTGGCCCAGGCTACGGGCGTCACCGCTTCGACACTGCGCTACTGGGAGAAGATCGGCTTGCTGCCCCCTCCGGAGCGCGTTTCGGGTCAACGGCGCTACCCCGCATCGGCGGTCGGGCTCGTCAAGTTGCTCCTGCTGCTGCGCGATTCCGGATTCTCGCTGTTCGAAGCGAAGGAGCTCGTGACGGCCCGCGCGATGCCGCCGCACACCTGGCGTGAACTCCAGCAACGCAGGCTCGCGGAACTCGACGAGCGCATCGCTTCAGCCCAAGCCGCCCGGGCCGAGATCACGAGCGGGCTCGCGGGAATCTTCGGCAGCGCACCGAACTGA
- a CDS encoding amidohydrolase family protein → MIDVHAHWFPPALTKEFDRVAGKKVWPEHSPELIQRVEELEADGVNLQVLGLGHNQPYFEDASKSLHCAKFANDLYAEAADFDGRLEAFGAIPLPHTEQAIAEAVRCLDELHFAGIGLGTTAIGTSLDDPAYEELWAELNRRRAVIFVHPVGTPDTFSTGLDAFMMGPKYGGPMEATLATTHLVVSGVTQRYPDIRWIIGTMGGSIGYLWRRFEEITESIHQDQWLETNPRQELKKLYYDTTLTDDPAAIKFFADSFGADRLVLGTDAPRVRAGDWANRIKAVPGFDEQQLRGVLNDTAASLGIGK, encoded by the coding sequence GTGATCGACGTTCACGCACACTGGTTTCCCCCCGCACTCACCAAGGAGTTCGACCGAGTCGCCGGTAAGAAGGTCTGGCCCGAGCACAGCCCCGAGCTGATCCAGCGGGTCGAAGAGCTCGAAGCCGACGGCGTGAACCTGCAGGTGCTCGGGCTCGGCCACAACCAGCCGTACTTCGAAGACGCGAGCAAGTCCTTGCACTGCGCGAAGTTCGCGAACGACCTCTACGCCGAGGCGGCCGACTTCGACGGCCGGCTCGAAGCCTTCGGCGCGATTCCCCTCCCGCACACGGAGCAGGCCATCGCGGAGGCGGTCCGCTGCCTCGACGAACTCCACTTCGCCGGGATCGGCCTGGGCACGACCGCCATCGGCACTTCGCTTGACGACCCCGCCTACGAGGAACTCTGGGCCGAGCTCAACCGCCGCCGCGCGGTCATCTTCGTGCACCCGGTCGGCACGCCCGACACGTTCTCCACCGGGCTCGACGCGTTCATGATGGGGCCGAAGTACGGCGGCCCCATGGAGGCCACGCTGGCGACGACGCACCTGGTCGTGTCGGGTGTGACGCAGCGGTACCCGGACATCCGGTGGATCATCGGCACGATGGGTGGCTCGATCGGCTACCTCTGGCGGCGGTTCGAGGAGATCACCGAGTCGATCCACCAGGACCAGTGGCTGGAGACCAATCCCCGCCAGGAGCTCAAGAAGCTGTACTACGACACCACGCTGACCGACGACCCGGCCGCGATCAAGTTCTTCGCCGACTCCTTCGGCGCGGACCGGCTCGTACTCGGTACGGACGCTCCCCGTGTGCGCGCCGGTGACTGGGCGAACCGGATCAAGGCGGTCCCCGGTTTCGACGAGCAGCAGCTGCGTGGCGTGCTCAACGACACCGCGGCGTCGCTCGGGATCGGGAAATAG
- a CDS encoding DoxX family protein encodes MSVTMADVGLLLLRLLVAFILYAHATQKLRGWFRGPGLDGIAAVFTALGQVPARPLAKLAAWCELSAALLIVVGFATPLGAAIGAGTMLVAGFAMSAKSGALWNSLGGGEYPLTLAIMAISFAFSGPGVISLDSGLDLPWYGAGERAALIGLATVVLAILAALPPIFRTVRVRRAAAENEVAATA; translated from the coding sequence ATGAGTGTGACGATGGCCGATGTCGGTCTCTTGCTCCTGCGGCTGCTGGTGGCGTTCATCCTGTACGCGCACGCCACCCAGAAGCTGCGCGGGTGGTTCCGGGGCCCGGGCCTGGACGGGATCGCGGCCGTCTTCACGGCACTCGGGCAGGTGCCGGCGCGGCCGCTGGCGAAGCTCGCCGCCTGGTGTGAGCTGAGTGCGGCGCTGCTGATCGTCGTCGGTTTCGCCACGCCACTCGGCGCGGCCATCGGCGCCGGCACGATGCTGGTGGCGGGTTTCGCCATGAGCGCGAAGAGCGGCGCGCTCTGGAACTCGCTGGGCGGCGGCGAGTACCCGCTCACCCTGGCGATCATGGCGATTTCGTTCGCCTTCAGCGGCCCGGGTGTGATTTCGCTCGACAGCGGACTCGATCTGCCGTGGTACGGCGCGGGTGAGCGCGCGGCGCTGATCGGCCTGGCCACGGTCGTGCTGGCGATCCTGGCCGCGTTGCCGCCGATCTTCCGCACGGTGAGGGTCCGGCGTGCGGCTGCGGAGAACGAGGTGGCGGCCACCGCGTAG
- a CDS encoding ubiquinol-cytochrome c reductase cytochrome b subunit → MSSLTSPTKSDPGALKAAGVVAKAVDDRYHVSKGLRHQMNKVFPTHWSFLLGEIGLYAFIVLLLSGVYLTLFFDPSMQAVTYHGVYTNMQGLEMSRAFASTLDISMEVRGGLFVRQVHHWAALIFIAAMSVHMCRVFFTGAFRRPREATWLIGATLLILGMFEGFFGYSLPDDLLSGTGIRATLSGIILSIPVIGTWIHWAVFGSEFPGNQIIPRLYTVHILIIPGIMLALIAAHLAIVWYQKHTQFPGVKRKETNVVGIRIFPAFALKAGAFFTIVTGVIALLAGMFQINAIWNIGPYNPSQVSAGSQPDWYLAWADGLLRIWPAWEVYLGNYTIPAVFFPGAIGMPLLFTLLLSYPWIERRLSKDTAHHNILQRPRDAPVRTSLGMMALGFFLVIELSGFNDIIADQFDISLNATTWAGRIGVLIVPPLAYFLTYRICLGLQRADREVLEHGIETGIITRSPSGGYLEIHQPLGPVDDHGHPIPLDYQGATVPKKMNKLGAAGHAVPGSLLTPDPPEETAAVQHVKRGH, encoded by the coding sequence ATGAGCTCACTGACCAGTCCGACCAAGTCCGACCCGGGCGCGCTCAAGGCCGCCGGCGTGGTGGCGAAGGCGGTCGACGACCGTTACCACGTGTCCAAGGGCCTGCGGCACCAGATGAACAAGGTGTTCCCGACGCACTGGTCGTTTCTGCTGGGCGAGATCGGGCTGTACGCGTTCATCGTGCTGCTGCTCAGCGGTGTCTACCTGACGCTGTTTTTCGACCCGTCGATGCAAGCGGTCACCTACCACGGCGTGTACACGAACATGCAGGGTCTGGAGATGTCGCGGGCCTTTGCCAGCACGTTGGACATTTCGATGGAAGTCCGGGGTGGGTTGTTCGTGCGGCAGGTGCACCATTGGGCCGCGCTGATCTTCATCGCGGCGATGTCGGTGCACATGTGCCGGGTGTTTTTCACGGGCGCGTTCCGGCGGCCGCGCGAAGCGACGTGGCTGATCGGCGCGACGCTGCTGATCCTGGGCATGTTCGAAGGCTTCTTCGGCTACTCGCTGCCCGACGACCTGCTGTCGGGCACCGGGATCCGGGCGACGTTGTCGGGGATCATCCTGTCGATCCCGGTGATCGGCACGTGGATCCACTGGGCCGTGTTCGGCAGCGAGTTCCCGGGTAATCAGATCATCCCGCGGCTCTACACGGTCCACATCCTGATCATCCCGGGCATCATGCTGGCGTTGATCGCCGCACACCTCGCGATCGTCTGGTACCAGAAACACACCCAGTTCCCCGGCGTGAAGCGCAAGGAAACAAACGTCGTCGGCATCCGGATCTTCCCGGCGTTCGCGCTGAAGGCGGGGGCGTTTTTCACGATCGTCACCGGCGTCATCGCGTTGCTGGCCGGGATGTTCCAGATCAACGCGATCTGGAACATCGGCCCGTACAACCCGTCGCAGGTCTCGGCGGGCTCGCAACCGGACTGGTATTTGGCGTGGGCCGACGGACTGCTGCGCATCTGGCCCGCCTGGGAGGTCTACCTCGGGAACTACACGATCCCGGCAGTGTTCTTCCCCGGCGCCATCGGGATGCCGCTGCTGTTCACACTGCTGCTGTCCTATCCGTGGATAGAGCGGCGGCTGTCGAAGGACACCGCGCACCACAACATCCTGCAACGCCCGCGCGACGCGCCCGTCCGCACGTCTCTGGGCATGATGGCGCTGGGCTTCTTCCTGGTGATCGAGCTGTCCGGCTTCAACGACATCATCGCCGACCAGTTCGACATCTCCCTCAACGCGACCACCTGGGCCGGCCGCATCGGCGTGCTGATCGTGCCGCCGCTGGCCTACTTCCTCACCTACCGCATCTGCCTGGGCCTGCAACGCGCCGACCGCGAGGTCCTCGAACACGGCATCGAGACGGGCATCATCACCCGCTCGCCCTCGGGCGGCTACCTGGAAATCCACCAGCCCCTCGGCCCGGTGGACGACCACGGCCACCCCATCCCGCTCGACTACCAGGGCGCCACGGTCCCCAAGAAGATGAACAAACTCGGCGCCGCCGGCCACGCCGTGCCCGGCTCACTCCTGACACCCGACCCACCGGAGGAAACCGCGGCTGTGCAGCACGTCAAACGAGGTCACTGA
- a CDS encoding acyl-CoA dehydrogenase family protein, translating into MTTESAAPVAQKVPSREELVERANSLRAQLWEAAPEVDRERRLKTANFEAIRDAGLIQLFVPKRLGGFDAGMRTFLEVTIALGRGCASSAWVTGVLNTGNWWAASYSEQAQDEVWTTNPFATTAGVLAPTSEVEVVEGGVKLNGKWGYASGSNHCDWASVCYPSVVPGRRDLNLALVPMKDLTVEDTWFIAGMRGTGSNTLVARDVFVPEHRLRSATGLFNGDHVHTGPNVSHRVSLAGLASLSLAGAQLGQAQAALDYVIEKAPKRSITTTTYSSQSESVGFQIDVAEASAMIAAAVKSTQDAADQLDDYAAKGEHPPEVVRTGLRVGMARAMRQTFHAVDLLMTAHGSSAFAEVNPLQRIWRDAGVASRHAAFNMRVSQELAGKSLLDQNPSSVSFLV; encoded by the coding sequence ATGACCACGGAATCCGCTGCGCCTGTCGCGCAGAAGGTGCCCAGCCGGGAAGAGCTGGTCGAGCGTGCGAACAGCCTGCGTGCTCAGCTGTGGGAAGCCGCCCCGGAAGTCGACCGCGAGCGCCGCCTGAAGACCGCGAACTTCGAGGCCATTCGTGATGCCGGGCTGATCCAGCTGTTCGTGCCGAAGCGGCTCGGCGGGTTCGACGCGGGCATGCGGACCTTCCTCGAGGTGACGATCGCGCTCGGTCGCGGCTGCGCCTCGTCGGCCTGGGTGACCGGGGTCCTCAACACCGGCAACTGGTGGGCCGCCAGCTACTCCGAGCAGGCGCAGGACGAGGTCTGGACGACGAACCCCTTCGCCACCACCGCCGGCGTGCTGGCTCCCACGTCCGAGGTCGAGGTCGTCGAAGGCGGCGTGAAGCTCAACGGCAAGTGGGGCTACGCCTCGGGCTCGAACCACTGCGACTGGGCCAGCGTCTGCTATCCGAGCGTGGTTCCCGGCCGCCGCGACCTGAACCTCGCGCTGGTGCCGATGAAGGACCTCACGGTCGAAGACACGTGGTTCATCGCCGGCATGCGCGGCACGGGCAGCAACACCCTCGTCGCCCGCGACGTGTTCGTGCCCGAGCACCGGCTGCGCTCGGCCACCGGGCTGTTCAACGGCGACCACGTGCACACGGGCCCGAACGTCAGCCACCGGGTCAGCCTCGCGGGCCTGGCCTCGCTCTCGCTCGCCGGTGCCCAGCTCGGCCAGGCTCAGGCGGCGTTGGACTACGTGATCGAGAAGGCGCCGAAGCGGTCCATCACGACCACCACGTACTCGTCGCAGTCGGAGTCGGTCGGGTTCCAGATCGACGTCGCGGAGGCGTCGGCCATGATCGCCGCGGCCGTCAAGTCCACTCAGGACGCGGCCGACCAGCTCGACGACTACGCGGCCAAGGGCGAGCACCCGCCCGAGGTCGTGCGCACGGGCCTGCGCGTGGGCATGGCGCGCGCGATGCGCCAGACCTTCCACGCCGTCGACCTCCTGATGACCGCGCACGGTTCGTCGGCCTTCGCCGAGGTGAACCCGTTGCAGCGCATCTGGCGCGACGCCGGGGTCGCGTCGCGGCACGCGGCGTTCAACATGCGCGTCAGCCAGGAACTGGCGGGCAAGTCCCTGCTCGACCAGAACCCGAGCTCCGTCAGCTTCCTCGTCTGA
- a CDS encoding NAD(P)/FAD-dependent oxidoreductase, with protein sequence MDGDPTRVVIVGGGVAGYRAARALRRSLPKAAGIEIVIVNETDYFRYLPLLPEVAAAVVDPRRVTVSLPAALPDVRLALGTVTAIAPEKDRLSYTDPEGAVHELRYDRLIIAGGSVTKLLPIPGVAEHAHGFRGVAEALYLRDHVIRQVELAAASDSPEERDARCTFVVVGAGYTGTEVAAQGPLFTKAIQRRHRELEGQRTRWLLLDLAPQVLPELDPRLSRAADRVLRKRGVEVLTGTSVREATTDGVWLTSGEFVPTRTIAWCVGVRPDPLVAGAGFETQRGRLVVDTTLAVPGHPRIFACGEASAVPDLTRPGEVTAMTAQHATRQGTLAGRNVAASLGFGIAREYKHHDLGFVVDLGGAQAAANPLHIPLSGWVAKLVTRGYHLLAMPGNRIRTAVDWLLDALLPRQSVQLGLVRSAAVPLDTTTPGEQR encoded by the coding sequence ATGGACGGGGATCCGACCAGAGTCGTCATCGTGGGCGGCGGGGTCGCCGGCTACCGCGCCGCTCGTGCGTTGCGGCGGTCTTTGCCGAAGGCGGCGGGGATCGAGATCGTGATCGTCAACGAGACGGACTACTTCCGGTACCTGCCGCTGCTTCCGGAAGTGGCTGCCGCCGTCGTCGACCCGCGGCGGGTGACGGTGTCGCTCCCGGCCGCCTTGCCCGATGTCCGGTTGGCTCTCGGCACGGTGACGGCGATCGCGCCGGAAAAAGATCGACTGTCCTATACGGACCCCGAGGGCGCGGTCCACGAGCTTCGTTACGACCGCCTGATCATTGCCGGGGGCAGCGTCACCAAGCTCCTGCCGATCCCCGGCGTCGCCGAACATGCGCACGGTTTCCGCGGTGTCGCCGAAGCCTTGTACCTCCGCGACCACGTGATCCGGCAGGTGGAGCTGGCCGCCGCCAGTGATTCACCGGAGGAGCGCGACGCGCGGTGCACGTTCGTCGTGGTCGGCGCCGGCTACACCGGGACCGAGGTGGCTGCCCAGGGCCCGCTGTTCACGAAGGCCATCCAGCGGCGGCACCGGGAGCTCGAAGGGCAGCGGACGCGCTGGCTGCTGCTCGACCTCGCTCCCCAGGTGCTGCCGGAGCTCGATCCGCGGCTTTCCCGGGCCGCGGATCGGGTCCTCCGCAAGCGTGGCGTCGAGGTGCTCACGGGCACCTCCGTCCGCGAGGCCACCACCGACGGTGTCTGGCTCACCTCGGGCGAGTTCGTGCCGACGCGCACCATCGCGTGGTGCGTCGGTGTCCGCCCGGACCCGCTGGTCGCCGGCGCCGGCTTCGAGACGCAACGCGGGCGCCTCGTCGTCGACACCACCCTCGCCGTCCCCGGCCACCCCCGCATCTTCGCCTGCGGCGAGGCGTCCGCCGTCCCCGACCTCACCCGCCCCGGCGAGGTCACCGCCATGACTGCCCAGCACGCCACCCGCCAGGGCACTCTCGCCGGCCGCAACGTCGCCGCCTCCCTCGGCTTCGGCATCGCGCGCGAGTACAAGCACCACGACCTGGGGTTCGTGGTCGACCTCGGTGGTGCGCAGGCCGCTGCCAACCCGCTGCACATCCCGCTGTCGGGCTGGGTCGCGAAGCTCGTCACGCGCGGTTACCACCTGCTCGCCATGCCGGGCAACCGCATCCGCACGGCGGTCGACTGGCTGCTGGACGCGCTGTTGCCTCGCCAATCCGTCCAACTGGGCCTGGTCCGGTCGGCCGCGGTTCCCCTGGACACCACGACTCCGGGTGAGCAGCGATGA